The following are from one region of the Lynx canadensis isolate LIC74 chromosome D4, mLynCan4.pri.v2, whole genome shotgun sequence genome:
- the RPS6 gene encoding 40S ribosomal protein S6, which yields MKLNISFPATGCQKLIEVDDERKLRTFYEKRMATEVAADALGEEWKGYVVRISGGNDKQGFPMKQGVLTHGRVRLLLSKGHSCYRPRRTGERKRKSVRGCIVDANLSVLNLVIVKKGEKDIPGLTDTTVPRRLGPKRASRIRKLFNLSKEDDVRQYVVRKPLNKEGKKPRTKAPKIQRLVTPRVLQHKRRRIALKKQRTKKNKEEAAEYAKLLAKRMKEAKEKRQEQIAKRRRLSSLRASTSKSESSQK from the exons ATGAAG CTGAACATCTCTTTCCCAGCTACTGGCTGCCAGAAACTCATTGAAGTGGACGATGAACGCAAACTTCGTACCTTTTATGAGAAGCGAATGGCCACAGAAGTTGCTGCTGATGCTTTAGGGGAAGAATGGAAG GGTTACGTGGTACGAATCAGTGGTGGCAATGACAAACAAGGCTTCCCCATGAAGCAGGGTGTCTTGACCCATGGCCGTGTCCGCCTACTGCTGAGTAAGGGGCATTCCTGCTACCGACCACGGAGGACTGGAGAAAGAAAGCGCAAATCTGTTCGGGGTTGCATCGTGGATGCCAATCTCAGTGTTCTCAACTTGGTCATTGTGAAAAAAG GGGAGAAGGATATTCCTGGACTCACTGATACTACTGTGCCTCGTCGCCTGGGGCCCAAGAGAGCTAGCAGAATCCGCAAGCTTTTCAATCTCTCAAAGGAAGATGATGTCCGCCAGTATGTTGTGAGAAAGCCCCTAAATAAAGAAG GTAAGAAACCTCGAACCAAAGCACCCAAGATACAGCGTCTTGTTACTCCACGTGTCCTCCAACACAAACGTCGGCGCATTGCTTTGAAGAAGCAGCGCacgaagaaaaataaggaagaggcTGCAGAATATGCTAAGCTTTTGGCCAAGAGAATGAAG gagGCCAAAGAAAAGCGCCAGGAACAGATTGCCAAGAGACGGAGGCTGTCTTCTCTGAGAGCTTCTACCTCAAAGTCTGAGTCCAGTCAAAAATGA